In one Pasteuria penetrans genomic region, the following are encoded:
- a CDS encoding FtsX-like permease family protein, producing the protein MLYKERQKQFGTLVLLGIKSQQLWIMLWIMLSLGTIGIGSFSVVSGVLLGSMILSWGLGPLTESLFGYAVWDFHLSPEALGITPS; encoded by the coding sequence ATTCTCTACAAGGAACGACAGAAACAATTCGGGACCCTTGTACTCTTAGGTATAAAATCCCAACAGTTGTGGATTATGTTGTGGATTATGTTATCATTAGGGACCATAGGCATTGGTAGTTTTTCGGTAGTTTCTGGGGTGTTGTTGGGTAGTATGATTCTGAGTTGGGGCCTTGGGCCTCTTACAGAGTCCCTTTTCGGGTATGCAGTATGGGATTTTCACCTTTCTCCTGAAGCCCTAGGAATCACTCCTTCCTAG
- a CDS encoding ABC transporter permease, protein MTFLSCVTHMIQRRPQAYIGLLLNSIITSSVLFAFASFIFHPQLEMFREFSESSFWGMFYILMSCSFFSIFYSMATLYRGRQRQFGIFLLLGMRPQQLRVLLSIETMIVGGFSIVFGVLFGVVLNLGFVSFTRSFFEYVPLSFHFSFGSLGITAASSLAIFLLAALVMPFFVRNQKVVQLLQGEKRVDDQPEPLVGLFRVLVSFFSLGIVVAICLFSSVDASRYYEILNIFLICVALTFVGVYFFYRQGSVALAKWFRRNRSFSWRGIRLLWMGSMAHRLRDNSRFLWFFSMLLLTVFILVSVVVAVTGFSARMEEKQRDPASLLIHRLGEEDRISPEVQSRSRWMDLILLNKDSGLRRVDSTPVVRLDKENTDLIKPPVKPEEHEKYEEIQDKKVEALAKRDRSFLEEHTEFMAVSVSDYNRIMGAYGGKLLSLAPSEMVVVGPKQAAALNPLPRGLGVVRVTVPNLDQQPALFPPLGPVGYGRIGAYVLGEEAYSKLLASWDPSIRKFRDAHYVSKQGEMNFQIFRALGQASLLYSNDEYTPDKIGSHIVYDSMNKYRGKWEFFFPLFTVLILSLVFVIITGNFLLLRIYTDVEDQRQQFHNLLRIGFSVRHLQKSITVQMSYVFFLPFLVAVLLTFCALYYGIRFARHSFLVGKGKEMGDEILSVALFSSSQVIVVFLGVQAIMFFLARLWVLRAMGERRTG, encoded by the coding sequence ATGACATTTCTTTCGTGTGTAACTCATATGATCCAGCGTCGTCCACAGGCCTATATTGGTTTACTGTTGAATTCAATCATTACTTCATCTGTCCTCTTTGCTTTTGCTTCTTTCATATTTCATCCCCAGCTGGAAATGTTTCGGGAGTTTTCAGAGTCCTCCTTTTGGGGCATGTTTTATATTCTTATGTCCTGTTCCTTTTTCTCCATTTTCTATTCCATGGCTACGCTTTATAGAGGTCGGCAGAGACAGTTTGGAATTTTCCTGCTCTTGGGTATGAGACCTCAACAGTTGCGGGTTTTGTTATCCATAGAAACCATGATTGTTGGTGGTTTTTCGATTGTTTTCGGGGTGCTGTTCGGTGTGGTTCTGAATTTGGGCTTTGTGTCCTTCACCCGGTCTTTTTTTGAGTATGTACCATTGAGTTTTCACTTTTCCTTTGGTTCTTTGGGGATCACAGCGGCATCCTCCCTAGCTATTTTTCTTTTGGCCGCTCTCGTGATGCCTTTTTTCGTACGGAACCAGAAGGTGGTTCAGTTACTCCAGGGCGAAAAACGAGTGGATGATCAACCGGAGCCATTGGTGGGGCTTTTTCGCGTTCTAGTGTCGTTTTTTTCCTTGGGGATCGTTGTCGCAATTTGTCTCTTCTCATCTGTGGATGCGAGTAGGTACTACGAGATTCTAAATATTTTCCTCATTTGTGTTGCATTGACTTTTGTGGGTGTTTACTTTTTCTATCGCCAGGGGAGCGTAGCTTTAGCAAAATGGTTCCGCCGGAATAGGTCCTTTTCCTGGCGCGGCATACGTTTGTTATGGATGGGGAGCATGGCTCATCGGTTGCGTGACAACTCCCGCTTCCTTTGGTTTTTTTCTATGCTCTTGCTCACTGTCTTTATCTTGGTGAGTGTTGTAGTAGCCGTTACTGGGTTCAGTGCGAGGATGGAGGAGAAGCAACGTGATCCAGCCTCTCTTCTCATCCATCGCCTGGGGGAAGAGGATAGGATCAGTCCTGAGGTGCAAAGTAGATCGAGGTGGATGGATCTGATTCTCCTAAACAAGGACAGCGGTCTGAGGCGTGTGGATTCGACACCGGTTGTACGTTTGGATAAGGAAAACACAGACCTCATCAAACCCCCAGTGAAGCCTGAGGAGCATGAAAAATATGAGGAGATACAGGATAAAAAGGTGGAAGCCCTGGCGAAGAGGGACCGATCCTTTCTCGAGGAGCATACCGAGTTCATGGCTGTCTCTGTGAGTGATTACAATAGGATCATGGGAGCATATGGTGGGAAACTACTGTCCCTTGCACCTAGTGAGATGGTGGTAGTAGGACCGAAGCAAGCGGCGGCCTTGAATCCATTACCGCGGGGGTTGGGGGTTGTGAGGGTTACAGTCCCCAACCTGGATCAACAGCCCGCTCTTTTCCCACCGCTAGGTCCTGTAGGGTATGGGCGGATAGGGGCGTATGTACTGGGGGAGGAAGCATATTCGAAACTGCTAGCTTCATGGGATCCTAGCATTCGAAAGTTTCGGGATGCCCATTACGTGTCAAAGCAGGGTGAAATGAACTTCCAGATTTTTCGGGCTCTGGGCCAGGCGAGTTTATTGTATTCCAACGACGAATACACCCCCGACAAAATAGGGAGTCATATCGTCTACGATAGTATGAATAAGTATAGAGGGAAATGGGAATTTTTTTTCCCCCTGTTTACCGTACTGATCCTTTCCCTTGTATTTGTTATCATTACTGGTAACTTCTTGTTGCTTCGTATTTATACTGACGTGGAAGACCAGCGGCAACAATTTCATAATCTGCTACGGATTGGTTTTTCTGTCCGACATCTACAGAAGTCGATCACGGTTCAAATGTCTTATGTTTTCTTTCTCCCTTTTCTGGTGGCTGTTCTTCTAACATTCTGTGCATTGTATTATGGGATCCGGTTTGCAAGGCACTCCTTTCTCGTGGGAAAGGGTAAGGAGATGGGGGATGAGATTTTATCGGTTGCATTGTTCTCTTCCTCGCAGGTGATTGTGGTATTTTTGGGTGTCCAAGCGATTATGTTTTTTCTGGCCCGTTTGTGGGTATTGCGTGCAATGGGGGAACGGAGGACGGGATGA